In one Solanum lycopersicum chromosome 11, SLM_r2.1 genomic region, the following are encoded:
- the LOC101257919 gene encoding glucosamine inositolphosphorylceramide transferase 1, which yields MGSLPIVVSGSTVNGGGCRWWGWCNKSNSSGKSGSNGSGSSDSCANSSAFVFFLVSFVCLASIAGLYCRILLPPNVHTTLSSLGCNEDNEGSWSIGVYYGDSPFNLKPIEEANVWRNKTAAWPVANPIVTCASASGASFPSNFVADPFLYVQGDILYLFFEAKNSITMQGDIGVARSTDKGATWEQLGVALDEDWHLSYPYVFDYNGNIYMMPEGSAKGDLRLYRAVKFPTEWELEKVIMKKPLVDSFLIQHDGKYWLFGSDHSGIGAKKNGQLEIWYSSSPLGPWKPHKMNPIYNTDKSKGARNGGRPFLYDGHLHRAGQDCGETYGRRLRLFKIEALTPTEYKEVEVPLGLKESMKGRNAWNGARSHQLDVQQLSSGEWVAVMDGDRVPSGDVNRRFILGCASVLGVVILVIVFGMLLGAVKGLVPLSWCPHNVGKRSDASFDWERSSLLSNRMRLFCSRLNRASSSLRARIKPKTCSGGLVLAVIFIVTVVLMCTGVKYIYGGSGAEEAYPLNGQYSQFTLLTMTYDARLWNLKMYVKHYSRCSSVREIVVVWNKGQPPELSELDSAVPVRIRVEKQISLNNRFKVDPLIKTRAVLELDDDIMMPCDDVERGFKVWREYPERIVGFYPRLADGNPLKYRAENHAREHNGYNMILTGAAFMDSKMAFEKYWSNEAAAGRAVVDKLFNCEDVLLNYLYANASSSSTVEYVKPAWAIDTSKFSGVAISRNTQTHYGLRSSCLQKFSEMYGSISGRKSEFHHRNDGWDV from the exons ATGGGTTCTCTTCCAATTGTGGTTTCTGGGTCCACCGTCAACGGTGGCGGTTGTAGGTGGTGGGGGTGGTGCAACAAGAGTAATAGTTCTGGGAAGAGTGGTAGTAATGGCAGTGGAAGCAGTGATTCTTGTGCTAACTCATCAGCTTTTGTGTTCTTTTTGGTGTCTTTTGTTTGTCTTGCTTCAATTGCTGGACTTTATTGTAGAATTTTACTTCCCCCAAATGTACATACAACACTTTCTTCTTTGGGATGTAATGAGGATAATGAAGGTTCTTGGTCAATTGGGGTCTACTATGGTGACTCTCCTTTTAATCTTAAACCCATTGAAGAG GCAAATGTTTGGAGGAACAAGACTGCAGCATGGCCAGTGGCAAATCCTATTGTCACTTGTGCTTCAGCATCTGGGGCTAGTTTTCCTAGTAATTTTGTTGCTGACCCTTTTCTTTATGTtcag GGAGACATCCTTTACCTGTTCTTTGAAGCAAAGAATTCAATAACAATGCAAGGGGATATTGGAGTTGCCAGAAGTACTGACAAGGGAGCAACGTGGGAGCAGTTGGGTGTTGCTTTGGATGAAGACTGGCATCTCTCCTATCCTTATGTCTTTGACTACAACGGCAAT ATCTATATGATGCCTGAGGGAAGTGCTAAAGGGGATCTTCGTCTTTATCGAGCTGTAAAGTTTCCTACGGAATGGGAACTGGAAAAGGTCATAATGAAAAAGCCGCTTGTTGATTCTTTTCTCATTCAACACGATGGGAAGTACTGGCTTTTTGGTTCAGATCACAGTGGAATTGGTGCCAAGAAGAATGGTCAGTTGGAGATTTGGTATAGTAGCTCACCTCTGGGTCCTTGGAAACCGCATAAAATGAATCCTATCTATAACACAGATAAGAGCAAGGGAGCCCGAAATGGAGGTAGACCATTTTTATATGATGGCCATCTTCATCGTGCTGGTCAAGACTGTGGTGAGACATATGGGCGGCGTTTACGTCTATTTAAAATAGAAGCTCTGACACCTACTGAATACAAAGAAGTTGAGGTTCCTTTGGGTCTTAAAGAGTCAATGAAGGGACGGAATGCCTGGAATGGTGCCCGCAGTCATCAACTTGATGTGCAGCAACTAAGCTCTGGGGAGTGGGTTGCAGTAATGGATGGGGACCGAGTCCCTTCAGGAGATGTAAATCGACGGTTTATTTTAGGTTGTGCATCAGTTTTAGGTGTTGTAATACTGGTTATAGTGTTTGGTATGCTACTAGGAGCAGTGAAAGGATTAGTTCCCTTAAGTTGGTGCCCTCACAATGTTGGAAAGAGGAGTGACGCTTCGTTCGATTGGGAAAGATCAAGCTTGTTATCTAATAGAATGAGGCTATTTTGTAGTCGGTTGAACAGAGCAAGCTCGTCTCTCCGTGCCAGAATAAAGCCTAAAACATGCAGTGGAGGATTGGTTCTTGCTGTAATCTTTATAGTCACTGTGGTGTTAATGTGCACTGGAGTTAAATACATCTATGGAGGCAGCGGTGCAGAGGAAGCTTACCCGTTAAATGGTCAGTACTCTCAGTTCACTTTATTAACAATGACCTACGATGCTCGGCTCTGGAACTTGAAAATGTATGTCAAGCATTACTCAAGGTGTTCTTCAGTACGTGAGATCGTTGTAGTGTGGAATAAAGGCCAACCTCCAGAACTGAGTGAGCTCGATTCAGCAGTGCCAGTGAGGATAAGAGTAGAGAAACAGATCTCACTAAACAATCGATTCAAAGTAGATCCTTTGATAAAGACACGAGCAGTTCTTGAACTTGATGATGACATTATGATGCCTTGTGATGATGTTGAAAGGGGATTTAAGGTATGGCGTGAGTACCCTGAACGCATCGTTGGGTTTTACCCCCGGCTTGCAGATGGAAACCCATTGAAATATAGAGCTGAGAATCATGCTCGCGAGCACAATGGATACAACATGATTCTTACAGGAGCTGCCTTCATGGACAGCAAAATGGCTTTCGAAAAGTACTGGAGCAATGAAGCTGCAGCAGGAAGGGCCGTGGTGGACAAGCTTTTCAACTGTGAAGATGTGTTGCTAAACTACTTGTATGCAAACGCGAGCTCCTCCAGTACAGTTGAATACGTAAAACCAGCATGGGCAATCGATACTTCAAAGTTTTCTGGCGTTGCAATTAGCCGGAATACACAGACTCACTATGGACTCAGAAGCAGTTGCCTCCAAAAGTTCTCAGAAATGTATGGAAGTATATCAGGTAGAAAATCAGAATTTCACCATCGAAACGACGGGTGGGATGTATAG